In Methanomicrobium antiquum, one DNA window encodes the following:
- a CDS encoding peptidylprolyl isomerase, which yields MAAKVKASHILVKTENEANEILSKIKAGDKFEEVAKKFSQCPSGRNGGDLGWFGKGMMVKEFEDASFKGKEGDVVGPVKTQFGYHIIKITGTK from the coding sequence ATGGCAGCTAAAGTAAAAGCCTCGCATATTCTTGTGAAAACCGAAAATGAAGCAAATGAAATTCTCTCCAAAATTAAAGCAGGAGATAAATTTGAAGAAGTTGCAAAGAAATTCTCCCAATGCCCTTCAGGTAGAAACGGAGGAGATCTTGGATGGTTTGGCAAAGGAATGATGGTTAAGGAGTTTGAAGACGCAAGTTTCAAGGGAAAAGAAGGCGATGTTGTAGGTCCGGTGAAGACCCAGTTTGGTTACCATATAATAAAAATTACAGGTACTAAATAA
- the hypD gene encoding hydrogenase formation protein HypD, protein MSGGKDIKKALDEIVDREYTFMHICGTHEAAIAKSGLRSVLPKGLKIVMGPGCPVCITPQGEIDAALELAGKDCIIATYGDLMRVPGTKGTLDSCGGDVRVVQGVHKAVDIAKETEKEVVFISVGFETTAPTVAATLLTNPPDNFSILCSHRFVPPAMKFLLEQGEASLDGFMLPGHVCVVSGYEMYEKFAVPQVVAGFEPDDILLGLYMLVKQVKEGRAEVENAYPRAVSKEGNKKAMEMLYQVFEPCDVEWRGFPVIPKSGLRLKPEFKKYDALDKFGVTIKHVEKNSACICDKVLRGIADPTDCKLFGKACTPQNPVGPCMVSHEGACRIWALYNQKKY, encoded by the coding sequence ATGTCAGGCGGAAAAGATATCAAAAAAGCACTTGATGAGATTGTTGACAGGGAATATACCTTCATGCATATCTGCGGTACTCACGAAGCCGCGATTGCAAAATCAGGATTAAGAAGCGTTCTTCCAAAAGGTCTGAAAATTGTTATGGGTCCCGGATGCCCTGTTTGCATAACTCCTCAGGGTGAGATTGATGCGGCACTTGAACTTGCCGGAAAAGACTGTATTATTGCAACATATGGGGATTTGATGAGAGTTCCGGGAACCAAAGGCACTCTTGACTCCTGTGGCGGGGACGTAAGAGTTGTTCAGGGTGTCCACAAGGCTGTCGATATTGCAAAAGAGACTGAAAAAGAGGTAGTTTTCATATCTGTAGGTTTTGAGACAACTGCACCTACCGTTGCCGCAACACTTCTTACAAATCCGCCTGATAATTTCAGCATCCTCTGCTCGCACCGGTTTGTTCCGCCGGCGATGAAGTTTCTGCTGGAACAGGGTGAAGCCTCGCTTGACGGATTTATGCTTCCCGGACATGTGTGTGTTGTTTCAGGCTATGAGATGTATGAGAAGTTTGCCGTACCGCAGGTTGTAGCAGGATTCGAACCTGATGATATTCTTCTTGGGCTTTACATGCTTGTCAAACAGGTTAAGGAAGGAAGGGCAGAGGTTGAAAACGCATATCCGCGTGCGGTTTCAAAGGAAGGAAACAAAAAAGCGATGGAGATGCTCTATCAGGTATTTGAGCCCTGCGATGTTGAGTGGAGAGGATTTCCAGTCATTCCAAAGTCAGGCCTCAGGCTTAAACCTGAGTTTAAAAAATATGATGCTTTGGATAAGTTTGGCGTCACAATAAAACATGTTGAGAAAAATTCCGCCTGCATCTGTGATAAGGTTTTAAGAGGCATTGCAGATCCTACAGACTGTAAACTCTTTGGAAAAGCCTGCACACCGCAAAATCCGGTCGGGCCCTGCATGGTCAGCCATGAAGGAGCATGCAGGATTTGGGCGTTGTACAACCAGAAAAAATACTAA